From Streptomyces sp. CMB-StM0423, a single genomic window includes:
- a CDS encoding glutamine synthetase family protein — MEKQQEFVLRTLEERDIRFVRLWFTDVLGFLKSVAVAPAELEQAFDEGIGFDGSAIEGFARVHESDMLAKPDPGTFQVLPWRAETPGTARMFCDILMPGGSPSFADPRYVLKRILAKTSDLGFTFYTHPEIEFFLLKEKPVDGSRPVPADNSGYFDHTPQNVGMDFRRQAITMLESMGISVEFSHHEGAPGQQEIDLRYADALATADNIMTFRLIMKQVALEQGVQATFMPKPFSEYPGSGMHTHLSLFEGDRNAFHESGSEFQLSKVGRSFIAGLLRHAAEVSAVTNQWVNSYKRIWGGSQRTAGAGGEAPSYICWGHNNRSALVRVPLYKPGKTGSTRIEVRSIDSGCNPYLAYAMLLAAGLKGIEEGYELPPGAEDDVWALTDAERRAMGIEPLPQNLGEAIGLMERSEICAETLGEHVFDFFLRNKKQEWEEYRSEVTAFELRKSLPVL; from the coding sequence ATGGAGAAGCAGCAGGAGTTCGTGCTCCGGACTTTGGAGGAGCGCGACATCCGGTTCGTGCGGCTGTGGTTCACCGACGTGCTGGGCTTCCTGAAGTCCGTCGCCGTCGCACCCGCCGAGCTTGAGCAGGCGTTCGACGAGGGCATCGGCTTCGACGGCTCCGCCATCGAGGGCTTCGCCCGGGTGCACGAGTCGGACATGCTCGCCAAGCCCGACCCCGGCACCTTCCAGGTGCTGCCCTGGCGCGCGGAGACGCCCGGCACGGCGCGGATGTTCTGCGACATCCTCATGCCCGGCGGCTCGCCGTCCTTCGCCGACCCGCGGTACGTGCTGAAGCGGATCCTCGCCAAGACCTCCGACCTGGGCTTCACCTTCTACACCCACCCCGAGATCGAGTTCTTCCTGCTCAAGGAGAAGCCGGTCGACGGCAGCCGCCCGGTGCCCGCGGACAACTCGGGGTACTTCGACCACACCCCGCAGAACGTCGGCATGGACTTCCGCCGGCAGGCGATCACGATGCTGGAGTCGATGGGCATCTCGGTGGAGTTCTCGCACCACGAGGGCGCGCCGGGCCAGCAGGAGATCGACCTGCGCTACGCGGACGCGCTGGCCACCGCCGACAACATCATGACGTTCCGGCTGATCATGAAGCAGGTGGCGCTGGAGCAGGGCGTGCAGGCGACGTTCATGCCGAAGCCGTTCTCCGAGTACCCGGGCTCCGGGATGCACACGCACCTGTCGCTCTTCGAGGGCGACCGCAACGCCTTCCACGAGTCGGGCTCGGAGTTCCAGCTCTCGAAGGTCGGCCGCTCCTTCATCGCCGGACTGCTGCGGCACGCCGCGGAGGTGTCCGCGGTGACGAACCAGTGGGTGAACTCGTACAAGCGCATCTGGGGCGGCTCCCAGCGCACCGCGGGCGCCGGCGGCGAGGCCCCGTCGTACATCTGCTGGGGCCACAACAACCGCTCCGCCCTCGTCCGCGTCCCCCTCTACAAGCCCGGCAAGACCGGCTCCACCCGCATCGAGGTCCGCTCCATCGACTCCGGCTGCAACCCCTACCTCGCGTACGCGATGCTCCTGGCCGCCGGTCTGAAGGGCATCGAGGAGGGCTACGAGCTGCCGCCGGGCGCCGAGGACGACGTGTGGGCTCTGACGGACGCCGAGCGGCGCGCGATGGGCATCGAGCCGCTGCCGCAGAACCTCGGCGAGGCGATCGGGCTGATGGAGCGCAGCGAGATCTGCGCGGAGACGCTCGGCGAGCACGTCTTCGACTTCTTCCTGCGCAACAAGAAGCAGGAGTGGGAGGAGTACCGCTCGGAGGTCACGGCCTTCGAGCTGCGCAAGAGCCTCCCGGTGCTGTAG
- a CDS encoding alpha-N-acetylglucosaminidase yields MTDMTRRTILGTAGALGAGAALVGGQAQARSVTAGGGTAAAAGRGFGVTAAREALERLLPDHAGQFALTALDGEERFTVRGRAGRIEVGGTSPAVLLTGVHWYLKYTCRAVVSWSGSQTRLPRRLPAPAAPVERRATVPARFALNDTHDGYTGPYHDWARWERFVDVLALHGCNQVLVTPGTEAVYHRLLQDFGYSDAEARAWLPAPSHQPWWLLQNMSDYGGPVSPALLAERTELGRRITARMRELGISPVLPGYFGTVPGGFADRNPGARTVPQGTWAGLPRPDWLDPRTDVFRDVAAAFYRHQEDLFGAVGHLKMDLLHEGGDPGDVPVPEAARAVETALQTARPGATWVILGWQENPRRELLEGLAHPGRMLVVDGLSDLERVTDRETDWGGVPYAFGTIPNFGGRTTIGAKTHMWAERFAAWRDKPGSACVGTAYMPEAAERDPAALELFSELAWRAEPVDRKEWFDEYAAVRYGGADPAARAAFAALRETAYAISSADGRPHDSIFAARPSLDARSGAYYATKTPAFDLAEFDKAFGALLGVAPALRASDAYRHDLVDLARQALASRSRVLLPQLKAAYEREDAATFRTLSDLWLKLMALSDETTGAHRAFLLGPWLADARRMAADDAEAALLERTARVLVTTWADRPTADGGHLADYANRDWSGLIRDVHAPRWRAYLEELQDALAAGRDPEPFDWYAVEDPWTRQRNRYPERPSGNAHTLARRVHDVLATAPYQGVVTAVADPPALAPGGKGRLTAGFRNMCGLAATGAVELELTGLDAAPPGAVSLPAVPAAGGAEHAWEVRAPAGPPAKPLTPLAYEVRTAYGMAGQEPVAVHTPGTLFVAGPLADGLATVTTNAAVFGQLGDRWAVDGGGADMWKATAEFGAVFRPGSLASGGTVTLTVDAQAPTGPWARAGIVARNDLRTAGAAGFLNLAVTPANGVVLSYDSNGDGTLDTYRRITGVTAPVTLRLTRAGDTFTGACSTDSGATWRTVATVTVPGTAATQDAGLFMSAAAGVRGTVEFGGWTSG; encoded by the coding sequence ATGACGGACATGACGCGACGCACGATCCTGGGCACGGCCGGCGCACTCGGCGCCGGCGCGGCACTCGTCGGCGGGCAGGCGCAGGCCCGTAGCGTGACGGCCGGAGGCGGCACGGCGGCGGCCGCGGGCAGGGGGTTCGGCGTGACAGCGGCCCGGGAGGCGCTGGAGCGGCTGCTGCCCGACCACGCCGGGCAGTTCGCGCTCACCGCGCTCGACGGCGAGGAGCGGTTCACCGTACGCGGCCGGGCCGGCCGGATCGAGGTCGGCGGCACCAGCCCCGCGGTACTCCTCACCGGCGTGCACTGGTACCTGAAGTACACCTGCCGCGCCGTCGTCTCCTGGTCCGGCAGCCAGACCCGGCTCCCCCGCCGCCTCCCCGCGCCCGCCGCCCCCGTGGAGCGCCGCGCCACCGTCCCGGCCCGGTTCGCGCTCAACGACACGCACGACGGCTACACCGGCCCGTACCACGACTGGGCGCGCTGGGAGCGGTTCGTCGACGTGCTCGCCCTGCACGGCTGCAACCAGGTGCTCGTCACCCCCGGCACCGAGGCCGTCTACCACCGGCTGCTCCAGGACTTCGGCTACTCCGACGCCGAGGCCCGCGCCTGGCTGCCGGCCCCCAGCCACCAGCCGTGGTGGCTGCTGCAGAACATGAGCGACTACGGCGGCCCCGTCTCCCCCGCGCTGCTCGCCGAGCGCACCGAACTCGGCCGCCGCATCACCGCCCGCATGCGCGAGCTGGGCATCTCCCCCGTCCTGCCCGGCTACTTCGGCACCGTCCCCGGCGGCTTCGCCGACCGCAACCCCGGCGCCCGCACCGTCCCCCAGGGCACCTGGGCGGGCCTGCCCCGCCCGGACTGGCTGGACCCGCGCACCGACGTCTTCCGCGACGTCGCCGCCGCGTTCTACCGCCACCAGGAAGACCTCTTCGGGGCCGTAGGCCACCTGAAGATGGACCTGCTGCACGAGGGCGGCGACCCGGGCGACGTCCCGGTGCCGGAGGCCGCGCGCGCCGTCGAGACCGCGCTGCAGACCGCCCGCCCCGGCGCGACGTGGGTCATCCTCGGCTGGCAGGAGAACCCGCGGCGCGAACTCCTCGAAGGACTCGCCCACCCCGGCCGGATGCTCGTCGTCGACGGCCTGTCCGACCTGGAGCGCGTCACCGACCGCGAGACGGACTGGGGCGGCGTGCCGTACGCCTTCGGCACCATCCCCAACTTCGGCGGCCGCACCACGATCGGCGCCAAGACCCACATGTGGGCGGAGCGGTTCGCCGCCTGGCGGGACAAGCCGGGCAGCGCGTGCGTCGGCACCGCGTACATGCCGGAGGCGGCCGAGCGCGACCCGGCGGCGCTGGAGCTGTTCAGCGAGCTGGCGTGGCGGGCCGAGCCGGTGGACCGGAAGGAGTGGTTCGACGAGTACGCGGCCGTGCGCTACGGCGGCGCGGACCCGGCGGCGCGCGCGGCGTTCGCGGCGCTGCGCGAGACGGCGTACGCGATCTCCAGCGCCGACGGCCGCCCGCACGACTCGATCTTCGCCGCCCGCCCGTCGCTGGACGCCCGCTCCGGCGCGTACTACGCGACCAAGACGCCGGCCTTCGACCTCGCCGAGTTCGACAAGGCGTTCGGGGCGCTGCTGGGCGTCGCCCCGGCGCTGCGCGCCTCCGACGCGTACCGGCACGACCTCGTCGACCTCGCCCGGCAGGCGCTCGCGAGCCGGTCCCGCGTGCTGCTGCCGCAGCTCAAGGCGGCGTACGAACGGGAGGACGCGGCCACCTTCCGCACGCTGTCCGACCTGTGGCTGAAGCTGATGGCGCTCAGCGACGAGACCACCGGCGCGCACCGCGCGTTCCTCCTCGGCCCGTGGCTCGCCGACGCCCGCCGGATGGCCGCGGACGACGCGGAGGCCGCGCTGCTGGAGCGCACCGCCCGAGTCCTCGTCACCACCTGGGCCGACCGCCCCACCGCCGACGGCGGGCACCTCGCGGACTACGCGAACCGCGACTGGTCCGGGCTGATCCGCGACGTCCACGCGCCGCGCTGGCGCGCCTACCTGGAGGAGCTCCAGGACGCGCTGGCGGCGGGGCGGGATCCTGAGCCCTTCGACTGGTACGCGGTCGAGGACCCCTGGACGCGGCAGCGCAACCGCTACCCCGAGCGTCCCTCCGGCAACGCGCACACCCTCGCGCGCCGCGTCCACGACGTGCTGGCCACGGCCCCGTACCAGGGCGTCGTGACGGCCGTGGCGGATCCGCCCGCGCTCGCGCCGGGCGGGAAGGGGCGGCTGACCGCCGGGTTCCGCAACATGTGCGGGCTGGCCGCCACGGGCGCCGTGGAGCTGGAGCTGACGGGCCTCGACGCCGCGCCGCCGGGTGCGGTCTCCCTGCCGGCGGTGCCGGCGGCGGGTGGGGCGGAGCACGCGTGGGAGGTACGGGCGCCCGCCGGGCCGCCCGCGAAGCCGCTGACGCCGCTGGCGTACGAGGTGCGCACGGCGTACGGGATGGCGGGGCAGGAGCCGGTGGCGGTGCACACCCCGGGCACGCTGTTCGTCGCGGGACCGCTGGCCGACGGCCTCGCCACGGTCACCACCAACGCCGCCGTCTTCGGGCAGCTCGGCGACCGCTGGGCGGTCGACGGGGGCGGGGCGGACATGTGGAAGGCGACGGCGGAGTTCGGCGCGGTCTTCCGGCCGGGGTCGCTGGCCTCCGGCGGCACGGTGACGCTGACGGTCGACGCGCAGGCGCCGACGGGTCCGTGGGCGCGGGCGGGCATCGTCGCCCGCAACGACCTGCGGACGGCGGGCGCGGCCGGGTTCCTCAACCTGGCGGTGACGCCGGCGAACGGCGTGGTGCTGTCGTACGACTCGAACGGCGACGGCACGCTGGACACGTACCGCCGGATCACGGGCGTCACGGCACCGGTCACGCTGCGGCTGACGCGGGCGGGGGACACGTTCACGGGCGCGTGCTCGACGGACTCCGGGGCGACGTGGCGGACCGTCGCGACGGTCACGGTGCCGGGGACGGCGGCGACCCAGGACGCGGGGCTGTTCATGTCGGCGGCGGCGGGTGTGCGGGGGACGGTGGAGTTCGGCGGGTGGACGAGCGGGTGA
- a CDS encoding LuxR C-terminal-related transcriptional regulator: MRAVIAEDLFLLRDGLVRMLEAYDFEILAAVDNGPELARALDELEPDVAVVDVRLPPSFSDEGLQCALQARAKRPGLPVLVLSQHVEQLYARELLADERGGVGYLLKDRVFDADQFIDAVRRVAGGGTAMDPQVISQLLSRRAAQDQPVNTLTPREREVMELMAQGRSNAAIAERLVVTERAVAKHTSNIFSKLGLPPSDDDNRRVLAVLAYLDRG; this comes from the coding sequence GTGCGCGCTGTCATCGCCGAAGACCTCTTCCTTCTGAGGGACGGTCTCGTCCGCATGCTCGAAGCGTATGACTTCGAGATCCTGGCCGCGGTGGACAACGGCCCGGAGCTGGCGCGGGCGCTGGACGAGCTGGAGCCGGACGTCGCGGTGGTCGACGTCCGGCTGCCGCCGTCGTTCTCGGACGAGGGCCTGCAGTGCGCGCTGCAGGCGCGGGCGAAGCGGCCGGGGCTGCCGGTGCTGGTGCTCTCGCAGCACGTGGAGCAGTTGTACGCGCGCGAGCTGCTGGCGGACGAGCGCGGCGGGGTGGGGTACCTGCTCAAGGACCGGGTGTTCGACGCCGACCAGTTCATCGACGCGGTACGGCGCGTGGCGGGCGGCGGTACGGCCATGGACCCGCAGGTCATCTCGCAGTTGCTGAGCCGGCGGGCGGCGCAGGACCAGCCGGTGAACACGCTGACGCCGCGGGAGCGCGAGGTGATGGAGCTGATGGCGCAGGGGCGGTCCAACGCTGCCATCGCGGAGCGGCTGGTGGTCACGGAGCGGGCGGTGGCCAAGCACACGTCGAACATCTTCAGCAAGCTGGGGCTGCCGCCGTCGGACGACGACAACCGCCGGGTGCTGGCGGTGCTGGCGTACCTGGACCGCGGCTGA